In a single window of the Anas acuta chromosome 24, bAnaAcu1.1, whole genome shotgun sequence genome:
- the DCLRE1B gene encoding 5' exonuclease Apollo isoform X2, which produces MAGTGPDGTGRAGQGRARPPLTGTGTGTAHAPPPPRPARACAAPPPALGGKRRRHGRQGAGRQGAARHPHRRGLLERAAGGRRAALLPVAHARGPHGRAVQHLAPAALLLAAHRPPAAPPPAGAAVLDPAAGGGAEPRAGRGGDGDAAGRQPLPRRRHVPLRGRLRHHPLHRYGPGPRGLAAPAAPSRPAPTGDFRYASAMRREPVLRGRRIDRLYLDTTHCRPCQPLPSRSCAARQAARLIRAHPSHRVVVGVYSLGKEALLVELAVEFGTWVVVSPSRLEEMRLLEMPNVFTAEEGAGWIRAVDVAEIRRDTLVSWNTTHPTIAILPTGRPVKITHPNIFPIPYSDHSSFSELCEFVKWLKPCSVIPLVRDDMCQAYFQKYLSSDHQPLPDLKIPKPVQESLQQQSKTKTRRTVCQQALFKRHSVSQGVVYESPEKHTEESDGPRGIKVPQQNFCASAFCSKEGCTGCHVSKEKGKEEQSGEQSGVAIAAGAVRQSPVSDEHVPSGFAESYLLVPLNVLKRNSSQKFDRVVEDFLRRGEAS; this is translated from the exons ATGGCCGGGACGGGACcggacgggacgggacgggcagggcagggcagggcaaggCCGCCCCtcaccggcaccggcaccggcaccgcgcacgcgccgcccccgccccgccccgcccgcgcCTGCGCGGCGCCGCCCCCGGCACTGGGCGGGAAGCGGCGGCGCCATGGGCGGCAGGGAGCTGGG CGGCAGGGTGCTGCCCGGCACCCCCATCGCCGTGGACTTCTGGAGCgtgcggcgggcgggcggcgcgcgGCTCTTCTTCCTGTCGCACATGCACGCGGACCACACGGCCGGGCTGTCCAGCACCTGGCGCCGGCCGCTCTACTGCTCGCCGCTCACCGCCCGCCTGCTGCACCACCGCCTGCAG GTGCCGCGGTGCTGGATCCGGCCGCTGGAGGTGGGGCAGAGCCACGCGCTGGGCGAGGAGGTGACGGTGACGCTGCTGGACGCCAACCACTGCCCCGGCGCCGTCATGTTCCTCTTCGAGGGCGCCTTCGGCACCATCCTCTACACAGGTACGGGCCGGGCCCCCGCGGCCTCGCCGCGCCCGCCGCGCCCTCACGGCCCGCTCCCACAGGGGATTTCCGCTACGCCAGCGCCATGCGGCGCGAGCCGGTGCTGAGGGGCCGCCGCATCGACCGCCTGTACCTGGACACCACGCACTGCCGCCcgtgccagcccctgccctcgcGGAGCTGCGCCGCCCGCCAGGCCGCACGCCTCATCCGCGCGCACCCGTCCCACCGCGTGGTGGTCG GTGTGTACAGCCTGGGGAAGGAGGCgctgctggtggagctggcGGTGGAGTTCGGCACCTGGGTCGTGGTGAGCCCCTCGCGCCTGGAGGAGATGCGGCTGCTGGAGATGCCCAACGTGTTCACTGCCGAGGAGGGGGCCGGCTGGATCCGCGCGGTGGACGTCGCCGAGATCCGCCGGGACACCCTCGTCAGCTGGAACACGACGCATCCTACCATTGCTATCCTCCCCACCGGCAGGCCCGTGAAGATCACCCACCCCAACATCTTCCCCATCCCGTACTCAGATCACTCGTCCTTTTCAGAGTTGTGCGAGTTTGTGAAGTGGTTGAAACCCTGCTCGGTCATCCCACTTGTTAGGGACGACATGTGCCAGGCTTACTTTCAGAAATACCTAAGTTCTGACCACCAGCCACTTCCTGACCTCAAAATCCCAAAGCCTGTGCAAGAGTctttgcagcagcaaagcaaaacaaagacacGGAGGACTGTGTGCCAGCAAGCTCTTTTCAAGAGACACTCTGTGTCCCAAGGAGTTGTCTACGAGTCCCCAGAAAAACATACTGAGGAGTCTGATGGGCCGAGGGGCATTAAGGTTCCTCAGCAGAACTTCTGTGCATCAGCTTTCTGCTCCAAAGAAGGTTGTACTGGTTGTCACGTGTccaaggaaaaagggaaggaagaacagaGTGGAGAACAGTCAGGAGTAGCAATAGCAGCTGGCGCTGTTAGACAGTCGCCTGTTTCTGATGAGCACGTTCCAAGTGGGTTTGCAGAGTCGTATTTACTTGTTCCTTTAAATGTCTTAAAGCGGAATTCCTCACAGAAATTTGACAGGGTGGTAGAAGATTTCCTTAGGAGGGGAGAAGCATCCTGA
- the DCLRE1B gene encoding 5' exonuclease Apollo isoform X1 → MAGTGPDGTGRAGQGRARPPLTGTGTGTAHAPPPPRPARACAAPPPALGGKRRRHGRQGAGRQGAARHPHRRGLLERAAGGRRAALLPVAHARGPHGRAVQHLAPAALLLAAHRPPAAPPPAGRCPGPGPAAARPGPAPSRLRPPAGAAVLDPAAGGGAEPRAGRGGDGDAAGRQPLPRRRHVPLRGRLRHHPLHRYGPGPRGLAAPAAPSRPAPTGDFRYASAMRREPVLRGRRIDRLYLDTTHCRPCQPLPSRSCAARQAARLIRAHPSHRVVVGVYSLGKEALLVELAVEFGTWVVVSPSRLEEMRLLEMPNVFTAEEGAGWIRAVDVAEIRRDTLVSWNTTHPTIAILPTGRPVKITHPNIFPIPYSDHSSFSELCEFVKWLKPCSVIPLVRDDMCQAYFQKYLSSDHQPLPDLKIPKPVQESLQQQSKTKTRRTVCQQALFKRHSVSQGVVYESPEKHTEESDGPRGIKVPQQNFCASAFCSKEGCTGCHVSKEKGKEEQSGEQSGVAIAAGAVRQSPVSDEHVPSGFAESYLLVPLNVLKRNSSQKFDRVVEDFLRRGEAS, encoded by the exons ATGGCCGGGACGGGACcggacgggacgggacgggcagggcagggcagggcaaggCCGCCCCtcaccggcaccggcaccggcaccgcgcacgcgccgcccccgccccgccccgcccgcgcCTGCGCGGCGCCGCCCCCGGCACTGGGCGGGAAGCGGCGGCGCCATGGGCGGCAGGGAGCTGGG CGGCAGGGTGCTGCCCGGCACCCCCATCGCCGTGGACTTCTGGAGCgtgcggcgggcgggcggcgcgcgGCTCTTCTTCCTGTCGCACATGCACGCGGACCACACGGCCGGGCTGTCCAGCACCTGGCGCCGGCCGCTCTACTGCTCGCCGCTCACCGCCCGCCTGCTGCACCACCGCCTGCAGGTAGGTgcccggggcccggccccgccgcggcccggcccggcccggccccgtcACGGCTCCGCCCGCCCGCAGGTGCCGCGGTGCTGGATCCGGCCGCTGGAGGTGGGGCAGAGCCACGCGCTGGGCGAGGAGGTGACGGTGACGCTGCTGGACGCCAACCACTGCCCCGGCGCCGTCATGTTCCTCTTCGAGGGCGCCTTCGGCACCATCCTCTACACAGGTACGGGCCGGGCCCCCGCGGCCTCGCCGCGCCCGCCGCGCCCTCACGGCCCGCTCCCACAGGGGATTTCCGCTACGCCAGCGCCATGCGGCGCGAGCCGGTGCTGAGGGGCCGCCGCATCGACCGCCTGTACCTGGACACCACGCACTGCCGCCcgtgccagcccctgccctcgcGGAGCTGCGCCGCCCGCCAGGCCGCACGCCTCATCCGCGCGCACCCGTCCCACCGCGTGGTGGTCG GTGTGTACAGCCTGGGGAAGGAGGCgctgctggtggagctggcGGTGGAGTTCGGCACCTGGGTCGTGGTGAGCCCCTCGCGCCTGGAGGAGATGCGGCTGCTGGAGATGCCCAACGTGTTCACTGCCGAGGAGGGGGCCGGCTGGATCCGCGCGGTGGACGTCGCCGAGATCCGCCGGGACACCCTCGTCAGCTGGAACACGACGCATCCTACCATTGCTATCCTCCCCACCGGCAGGCCCGTGAAGATCACCCACCCCAACATCTTCCCCATCCCGTACTCAGATCACTCGTCCTTTTCAGAGTTGTGCGAGTTTGTGAAGTGGTTGAAACCCTGCTCGGTCATCCCACTTGTTAGGGACGACATGTGCCAGGCTTACTTTCAGAAATACCTAAGTTCTGACCACCAGCCACTTCCTGACCTCAAAATCCCAAAGCCTGTGCAAGAGTctttgcagcagcaaagcaaaacaaagacacGGAGGACTGTGTGCCAGCAAGCTCTTTTCAAGAGACACTCTGTGTCCCAAGGAGTTGTCTACGAGTCCCCAGAAAAACATACTGAGGAGTCTGATGGGCCGAGGGGCATTAAGGTTCCTCAGCAGAACTTCTGTGCATCAGCTTTCTGCTCCAAAGAAGGTTGTACTGGTTGTCACGTGTccaaggaaaaagggaaggaagaacagaGTGGAGAACAGTCAGGAGTAGCAATAGCAGCTGGCGCTGTTAGACAGTCGCCTGTTTCTGATGAGCACGTTCCAAGTGGGTTTGCAGAGTCGTATTTACTTGTTCCTTTAAATGTCTTAAAGCGGAATTCCTCACAGAAATTTGACAGGGTGGTAGAAGATTTCCTTAGGAGGGGAGAAGCATCCTGA
- the DCLRE1B gene encoding 5' exonuclease Apollo isoform X5 yields the protein MGGRELGGRELGGRDLPGRVLPGTPIAVDFWSVRRAGGARLFFLSHMHADHTAGLSSTWRRPLYCSPLTARLLHHRLQVPRCWIRPLEVGQSHALGEEVTVTLLDANHCPGAVMFLFEGAFGTILYTGDFRYASAMRREPVLRGRRIDRLYLDTTHCRPCQPLPSRSCAARQAARLIRAHPSHRVVVGVYSLGKEALLVELAVEFGTWVVVSPSRLEEMRLLEMPNVFTAEEGAGWIRAVDVAEIRRDTLVSWNTTHPTIAILPTGRPVKITHPNIFPIPYSDHSSFSELCEFVKWLKPCSVIPLVRDDMCQAYFQKYLSSDHQPLPDLKIPKPVQESLQQQSKTKTRRTVCQQALFKRHSVSQGVVYESPEKHTEESDGPRGIKVPQQNFCASAFCSKEGCTGCHVSKEKGKEEQSGEQSGVAIAAGAVRQSPVSDEHVPSGFAESYLLVPLNVLKRNSSQKFDRVVEDFLRRGEAS from the exons ATGGGCGGCAGGGAGCTGGGCGGCAGGGAGCTGGGCGGTAGGGATCTGCCCGGCAGGGTGCTGCCCGGCACCCCCATCGCCGTGGACTTCTGGAGCgtgcggcgggcgggcggcgcgcgGCTCTTCTTCCTGTCGCACATGCACGCGGACCACACGGCCGGGCTGTCCAGCACCTGGCGCCGGCCGCTCTACTGCTCGCCGCTCACCGCCCGCCTGCTGCACCACCGCCTGCAG GTGCCGCGGTGCTGGATCCGGCCGCTGGAGGTGGGGCAGAGCCACGCGCTGGGCGAGGAGGTGACGGTGACGCTGCTGGACGCCAACCACTGCCCCGGCGCCGTCATGTTCCTCTTCGAGGGCGCCTTCGGCACCATCCTCTACACAG GGGATTTCCGCTACGCCAGCGCCATGCGGCGCGAGCCGGTGCTGAGGGGCCGCCGCATCGACCGCCTGTACCTGGACACCACGCACTGCCGCCcgtgccagcccctgccctcgcGGAGCTGCGCCGCCCGCCAGGCCGCACGCCTCATCCGCGCGCACCCGTCCCACCGCGTGGTGGTCG GTGTGTACAGCCTGGGGAAGGAGGCgctgctggtggagctggcGGTGGAGTTCGGCACCTGGGTCGTGGTGAGCCCCTCGCGCCTGGAGGAGATGCGGCTGCTGGAGATGCCCAACGTGTTCACTGCCGAGGAGGGGGCCGGCTGGATCCGCGCGGTGGACGTCGCCGAGATCCGCCGGGACACCCTCGTCAGCTGGAACACGACGCATCCTACCATTGCTATCCTCCCCACCGGCAGGCCCGTGAAGATCACCCACCCCAACATCTTCCCCATCCCGTACTCAGATCACTCGTCCTTTTCAGAGTTGTGCGAGTTTGTGAAGTGGTTGAAACCCTGCTCGGTCATCCCACTTGTTAGGGACGACATGTGCCAGGCTTACTTTCAGAAATACCTAAGTTCTGACCACCAGCCACTTCCTGACCTCAAAATCCCAAAGCCTGTGCAAGAGTctttgcagcagcaaagcaaaacaaagacacGGAGGACTGTGTGCCAGCAAGCTCTTTTCAAGAGACACTCTGTGTCCCAAGGAGTTGTCTACGAGTCCCCAGAAAAACATACTGAGGAGTCTGATGGGCCGAGGGGCATTAAGGTTCCTCAGCAGAACTTCTGTGCATCAGCTTTCTGCTCCAAAGAAGGTTGTACTGGTTGTCACGTGTccaaggaaaaagggaaggaagaacagaGTGGAGAACAGTCAGGAGTAGCAATAGCAGCTGGCGCTGTTAGACAGTCGCCTGTTTCTGATGAGCACGTTCCAAGTGGGTTTGCAGAGTCGTATTTACTTGTTCCTTTAAATGTCTTAAAGCGGAATTCCTCACAGAAATTTGACAGGGTGGTAGAAGATTTCCTTAGGAGGGGAGAAGCATCCTGA
- the DCLRE1B gene encoding 5' exonuclease Apollo isoform X4, whose amino-acid sequence MGGRELGGRVLPGTPIAVDFWSVRRAGGARLFFLSHMHADHTAGLSSTWRRPLYCSPLTARLLHHRLQVGARGPAPPRPGPARPRHGSARPQVPRCWIRPLEVGQSHALGEEVTVTLLDANHCPGAVMFLFEGAFGTILYTGDFRYASAMRREPVLRGRRIDRLYLDTTHCRPCQPLPSRSCAARQAARLIRAHPSHRVVVGVYSLGKEALLVELAVEFGTWVVVSPSRLEEMRLLEMPNVFTAEEGAGWIRAVDVAEIRRDTLVSWNTTHPTIAILPTGRPVKITHPNIFPIPYSDHSSFSELCEFVKWLKPCSVIPLVRDDMCQAYFQKYLSSDHQPLPDLKIPKPVQESLQQQSKTKTRRTVCQQALFKRHSVSQGVVYESPEKHTEESDGPRGIKVPQQNFCASAFCSKEGCTGCHVSKEKGKEEQSGEQSGVAIAAGAVRQSPVSDEHVPSGFAESYLLVPLNVLKRNSSQKFDRVVEDFLRRGEAS is encoded by the exons ATGGGCGGCAGGGAGCTGGG CGGCAGGGTGCTGCCCGGCACCCCCATCGCCGTGGACTTCTGGAGCgtgcggcgggcgggcggcgcgcgGCTCTTCTTCCTGTCGCACATGCACGCGGACCACACGGCCGGGCTGTCCAGCACCTGGCGCCGGCCGCTCTACTGCTCGCCGCTCACCGCCCGCCTGCTGCACCACCGCCTGCAGGTAGGTgcccggggcccggccccgccgcggcccggcccggcccggccccgtcACGGCTCCGCCCGCCCGCAGGTGCCGCGGTGCTGGATCCGGCCGCTGGAGGTGGGGCAGAGCCACGCGCTGGGCGAGGAGGTGACGGTGACGCTGCTGGACGCCAACCACTGCCCCGGCGCCGTCATGTTCCTCTTCGAGGGCGCCTTCGGCACCATCCTCTACACAG GGGATTTCCGCTACGCCAGCGCCATGCGGCGCGAGCCGGTGCTGAGGGGCCGCCGCATCGACCGCCTGTACCTGGACACCACGCACTGCCGCCcgtgccagcccctgccctcgcGGAGCTGCGCCGCCCGCCAGGCCGCACGCCTCATCCGCGCGCACCCGTCCCACCGCGTGGTGGTCG GTGTGTACAGCCTGGGGAAGGAGGCgctgctggtggagctggcGGTGGAGTTCGGCACCTGGGTCGTGGTGAGCCCCTCGCGCCTGGAGGAGATGCGGCTGCTGGAGATGCCCAACGTGTTCACTGCCGAGGAGGGGGCCGGCTGGATCCGCGCGGTGGACGTCGCCGAGATCCGCCGGGACACCCTCGTCAGCTGGAACACGACGCATCCTACCATTGCTATCCTCCCCACCGGCAGGCCCGTGAAGATCACCCACCCCAACATCTTCCCCATCCCGTACTCAGATCACTCGTCCTTTTCAGAGTTGTGCGAGTTTGTGAAGTGGTTGAAACCCTGCTCGGTCATCCCACTTGTTAGGGACGACATGTGCCAGGCTTACTTTCAGAAATACCTAAGTTCTGACCACCAGCCACTTCCTGACCTCAAAATCCCAAAGCCTGTGCAAGAGTctttgcagcagcaaagcaaaacaaagacacGGAGGACTGTGTGCCAGCAAGCTCTTTTCAAGAGACACTCTGTGTCCCAAGGAGTTGTCTACGAGTCCCCAGAAAAACATACTGAGGAGTCTGATGGGCCGAGGGGCATTAAGGTTCCTCAGCAGAACTTCTGTGCATCAGCTTTCTGCTCCAAAGAAGGTTGTACTGGTTGTCACGTGTccaaggaaaaagggaaggaagaacagaGTGGAGAACAGTCAGGAGTAGCAATAGCAGCTGGCGCTGTTAGACAGTCGCCTGTTTCTGATGAGCACGTTCCAAGTGGGTTTGCAGAGTCGTATTTACTTGTTCCTTTAAATGTCTTAAAGCGGAATTCCTCACAGAAATTTGACAGGGTGGTAGAAGATTTCCTTAGGAGGGGAGAAGCATCCTGA
- the DCLRE1B gene encoding 5' exonuclease Apollo isoform X3, with amino-acid sequence MGGRELGGRELGGRDLPGRVLPGTPIAVDFWSVRRAGGARLFFLSHMHADHTAGLSSTWRRPLYCSPLTARLLHHRLQVGARGPAPPRPGPARPRHGSARPQVPRCWIRPLEVGQSHALGEEVTVTLLDANHCPGAVMFLFEGAFGTILYTGDFRYASAMRREPVLRGRRIDRLYLDTTHCRPCQPLPSRSCAARQAARLIRAHPSHRVVVGVYSLGKEALLVELAVEFGTWVVVSPSRLEEMRLLEMPNVFTAEEGAGWIRAVDVAEIRRDTLVSWNTTHPTIAILPTGRPVKITHPNIFPIPYSDHSSFSELCEFVKWLKPCSVIPLVRDDMCQAYFQKYLSSDHQPLPDLKIPKPVQESLQQQSKTKTRRTVCQQALFKRHSVSQGVVYESPEKHTEESDGPRGIKVPQQNFCASAFCSKEGCTGCHVSKEKGKEEQSGEQSGVAIAAGAVRQSPVSDEHVPSGFAESYLLVPLNVLKRNSSQKFDRVVEDFLRRGEAS; translated from the exons ATGGGCGGCAGGGAGCTGGGCGGCAGGGAGCTGGGCGGTAGGGATCTGCCCGGCAGGGTGCTGCCCGGCACCCCCATCGCCGTGGACTTCTGGAGCgtgcggcgggcgggcggcgcgcgGCTCTTCTTCCTGTCGCACATGCACGCGGACCACACGGCCGGGCTGTCCAGCACCTGGCGCCGGCCGCTCTACTGCTCGCCGCTCACCGCCCGCCTGCTGCACCACCGCCTGCAGGTAGGTgcccggggcccggccccgccgcggcccggcccggcccggccccgtcACGGCTCCGCCCGCCCGCAGGTGCCGCGGTGCTGGATCCGGCCGCTGGAGGTGGGGCAGAGCCACGCGCTGGGCGAGGAGGTGACGGTGACGCTGCTGGACGCCAACCACTGCCCCGGCGCCGTCATGTTCCTCTTCGAGGGCGCCTTCGGCACCATCCTCTACACAG GGGATTTCCGCTACGCCAGCGCCATGCGGCGCGAGCCGGTGCTGAGGGGCCGCCGCATCGACCGCCTGTACCTGGACACCACGCACTGCCGCCcgtgccagcccctgccctcgcGGAGCTGCGCCGCCCGCCAGGCCGCACGCCTCATCCGCGCGCACCCGTCCCACCGCGTGGTGGTCG GTGTGTACAGCCTGGGGAAGGAGGCgctgctggtggagctggcGGTGGAGTTCGGCACCTGGGTCGTGGTGAGCCCCTCGCGCCTGGAGGAGATGCGGCTGCTGGAGATGCCCAACGTGTTCACTGCCGAGGAGGGGGCCGGCTGGATCCGCGCGGTGGACGTCGCCGAGATCCGCCGGGACACCCTCGTCAGCTGGAACACGACGCATCCTACCATTGCTATCCTCCCCACCGGCAGGCCCGTGAAGATCACCCACCCCAACATCTTCCCCATCCCGTACTCAGATCACTCGTCCTTTTCAGAGTTGTGCGAGTTTGTGAAGTGGTTGAAACCCTGCTCGGTCATCCCACTTGTTAGGGACGACATGTGCCAGGCTTACTTTCAGAAATACCTAAGTTCTGACCACCAGCCACTTCCTGACCTCAAAATCCCAAAGCCTGTGCAAGAGTctttgcagcagcaaagcaaaacaaagacacGGAGGACTGTGTGCCAGCAAGCTCTTTTCAAGAGACACTCTGTGTCCCAAGGAGTTGTCTACGAGTCCCCAGAAAAACATACTGAGGAGTCTGATGGGCCGAGGGGCATTAAGGTTCCTCAGCAGAACTTCTGTGCATCAGCTTTCTGCTCCAAAGAAGGTTGTACTGGTTGTCACGTGTccaaggaaaaagggaaggaagaacagaGTGGAGAACAGTCAGGAGTAGCAATAGCAGCTGGCGCTGTTAGACAGTCGCCTGTTTCTGATGAGCACGTTCCAAGTGGGTTTGCAGAGTCGTATTTACTTGTTCCTTTAAATGTCTTAAAGCGGAATTCCTCACAGAAATTTGACAGGGTGGTAGAAGATTTCCTTAGGAGGGGAGAAGCATCCTGA